In Maridesulfovibrio sp., a single genomic region encodes these proteins:
- a CDS encoding transporter substrate-binding domain-containing protein has product MKKIIVLTAFVLSLFSPFIKTGNAEIFRVLSYSSSYPPYSFKEGSSETGIIRDLFKALAKETGDIFKFIDVPFNRGQYQFDNGKIDIEPMCNPAWRKKSSVQGLYSIPFATSDEILLFNADKYTPTYSPDDLIGKTVGTVRGYSYLVYGPYFEDGRIRSYPMENDGKLIQMLVAGRLDQAILDKEYAQYQIKKENLQGKLVAEKPFVAIDMMMRVHPDKKDALPRLNKALQKLISNGTIEGIYDRYR; this is encoded by the coding sequence ATGAAAAAGATTATTGTCCTGACGGCATTTGTTTTGAGCCTTTTTTCTCCTTTCATTAAGACTGGAAATGCGGAAATTTTCCGTGTCCTGTCTTATTCCAGCAGCTATCCGCCGTACTCTTTCAAAGAAGGCAGTTCCGAAACCGGTATTATACGGGATTTGTTCAAGGCTCTTGCAAAGGAGACCGGTGATATTTTCAAGTTCATTGATGTCCCTTTCAACAGGGGGCAATATCAGTTTGATAACGGAAAAATAGATATTGAACCCATGTGCAATCCTGCATGGAGGAAAAAGTCTTCAGTTCAGGGGCTATACAGTATCCCCTTCGCAACTTCCGATGAAATTCTCCTGTTCAATGCAGATAAATACACCCCCACCTACTCTCCGGATGATTTAATAGGCAAGACCGTCGGCACTGTCAGGGGATATAGTTACTTAGTATACGGACCGTATTTTGAGGATGGGCGTATAAGGAGCTATCCGATGGAGAATGACGGCAAGCTTATACAGATGCTGGTTGCAGGACGTCTGGATCAGGCCATTCTGGACAAGGAATATGCCCAGTATCAGATAAAAAAAGAAAATTTGCAGGGTAAGCTTGTCGCAGAAAAACCGTTTGTTGCCATTGATATGATGATGCGCGTCCATCCTGATAAAAAGGATGCACTTCCCCGTTTAAATAAAGCCCTTCAAAAGCTTATAAGTAATGGAACAATCGAAGGTATTTATGATCGGTACAGGTAA